From one Peredibacter starrii genomic stretch:
- a CDS encoding FAD-dependent oxidoreductase: MKTAVIVGSGFAGIAAAKVLAKRFDLVRVIEGDIPAQSFHLHVLLQAGQEALERIFPGIKERLSKAGCPEIDWSLDTQWENHDGEFPRYASSVRALSMSRLLLARTMRCMITENNVEFIKGKVSYLSQLQGDLIVIAGGQNLPLDRFLQLDVPSEKQEINLTYRSYVFFRNDLNLNETGQYYYQIDPSVNRMGGVISPIEDGKIIVTLIEYEHEYSECRELSDFLRKAREIPSDNFIKIIGSAVPCAGPYFFRKKDIHRRLLPCLPSNVVVLGDAVMSLNPVFGQGMTVALQQVELLQKNISTDEFQDECRLLGNLPYQLSRYGSQDKGLGKELLKGYLKLCQSYKFFHHLFLKQLHTLKVFP, translated from the coding sequence ATGAAAACTGCGGTAATTGTAGGGAGTGGCTTTGCTGGAATTGCTGCTGCCAAAGTTCTTGCTAAAAGATTTGATTTGGTCAGAGTCATTGAAGGGGACATCCCCGCTCAGTCCTTTCATCTGCATGTTTTGCTTCAGGCCGGTCAAGAAGCGTTGGAGAGAATTTTTCCAGGAATTAAAGAACGACTTAGTAAGGCCGGTTGCCCAGAGATTGACTGGTCACTTGATACCCAGTGGGAAAATCATGATGGAGAGTTTCCAAGATATGCTTCATCAGTGCGGGCCCTCTCAATGAGCCGACTCCTTCTTGCGAGAACCATGAGATGCATGATCACAGAAAATAACGTTGAGTTTATTAAGGGTAAAGTAAGTTATCTAAGTCAATTACAGGGAGACCTTATTGTCATAGCAGGAGGTCAAAATCTTCCTCTTGATCGTTTTTTGCAATTGGATGTTCCGTCTGAAAAACAAGAGATTAATCTGACTTACCGGAGTTATGTATTTTTCCGTAACGACCTGAACCTTAATGAGACGGGCCAGTATTATTATCAAATAGATCCTTCAGTTAATCGAATGGGGGGTGTGATTAGTCCGATTGAAGATGGGAAAATCATAGTTACATTGATTGAGTATGAACATGAGTATAGTGAATGTAGGGAGCTAAGTGACTTTTTAAGGAAGGCCAGGGAGATTCCATCAGATAACTTTATAAAAATCATTGGGTCGGCGGTCCCTTGCGCTGGGCCCTATTTCTTCAGGAAGAAAGACATTCACCGTCGACTGTTGCCTTGTCTTCCTTCCAATGTGGTCGTTTTGGGAGACGCAGTTATGTCACTTAACCCTGTGTTTGGGCAAGGGATGACTGTTGCTCTTCAGCAGGTGGAATTACTTCAAAAAAATATAAGCACTGATGAATTTCAAGATGAATGCCGCCTCTTAGGAAATCTTCCCTATCAACTTTCTCGTTATGGCTCTCAAGACAAGGGGCTTGGGAAAGAATTGCTAAAAGGTTATTTAAAACTCTGCCAGTCTTATAAATTTTTTCATCATTTATTTCTAAAGCAACTTCACACTTTAAAGGTTTTCCCATGA
- a CDS encoding aromatic ring-hydroxylating oxygenase subunit alpha — protein MLVELKSGLLEHMKKQKEDPHLPRNFSLPTSNYYSFEIFDKEMAALKNTFQIHGPESEFLKNSKGQFFKNSCPHRGARLAIKGDEFVCSYHGWSFDQEGLLKSSTGHICPYKPGSLRLLTMDSITLGGMAYTGEKPEFFEEITVLSKTSEFLEKRDFEIKSNWKFLVESLLETYHFPFAHHSILGNFENAYFSMNERRGNNSRTMVPLNDLNSSRDEENLKGINIMYFIFPFAFALFMNSGFVWFIIEPLTVDKSILRTYLFSYGNDRTTAIQSLEILDKILHQDFDVLEGQQANATVFKRHFLTGHEDLIRMFHENLSISLSRQDCNRQTHDRNYSE, from the coding sequence ATGTTAGTCGAGTTGAAAAGTGGACTTTTAGAGCATATGAAAAAGCAGAAGGAAGATCCTCATTTACCTCGAAATTTTTCTCTGCCTACTTCAAATTACTACTCCTTCGAAATTTTCGACAAAGAAATGGCCGCACTTAAGAATACTTTTCAAATACACGGACCAGAGTCTGAGTTTCTGAAAAATAGCAAAGGACAGTTCTTTAAAAATTCTTGTCCTCATCGTGGGGCCAGGTTAGCGATTAAGGGAGATGAATTCGTTTGCTCTTATCATGGGTGGTCTTTTGATCAGGAAGGACTCCTTAAATCCTCCACTGGACACATATGTCCTTACAAACCTGGAAGTTTAAGACTGCTAACGATGGATTCGATAACTTTGGGTGGAATGGCCTATACGGGTGAGAAACCGGAATTTTTTGAAGAAATAACAGTTCTTTCTAAAACATCGGAGTTTTTGGAAAAACGAGATTTTGAAATAAAAAGTAACTGGAAGTTCCTGGTGGAGTCTCTACTTGAGACGTATCATTTTCCCTTTGCCCATCATTCTATCCTCGGTAATTTTGAAAATGCTTATTTTTCAATGAATGAACGGAGAGGAAATAATTCTAGAACAATGGTTCCTTTGAATGACTTGAATTCTTCAAGAGATGAAGAAAATTTGAAAGGGATCAATATTATGTATTTCATTTTTCCCTTTGCCTTTGCGCTTTTTATGAACTCAGGATTTGTCTGGTTTATTATTGAGCCTCTGACAGTGGATAAGTCAATCCTAAGGACCTACTTGTTTTCATATGGAAACGATAGAACCACCGCTATTCAGAGCTTAGAAATTTTGGACAAGATCTTGCATCAAGATTTTGATGTTCTTGAAGGTCAACAGGCAAATGCCACGGTTTTTAAGCGTCACTTTCTAACCGGCCATGAGGACCTTATCAGAATGTTTCATGAAAACTTGTCAATTTCTCTTTCCAGACAAGACTGCAATAGACAGACCCATGATCGCAATTACAGTGAATGA
- a CDS encoding MFS transporter, with protein sequence MISDKTRSRWAISCMFFLHGLCFSSWGSRIPAIQEMHSLSEAQLGTLLLTLPVGSILSMALAAAFVSKFGSKKVLFSAILIYPTLLVTLGLAQTVWQLSILLVLFGLASNLVNISLNTQAVEIETIYGRSIMASMHGLWSLAGFVAAFIGAFMIEGQYVPYQHFLFIFAAIFIMAFMASSNLLPDRSNKSGTSTSLFKLPEKSLLILGVICFLSMICEGAMFDWSGIYFKKVVNAEGGWVGAGYVAFMSTMAGTRFIADGFREKFGMKKTLLVSGFLIATGLMISVIFPYLVPSLIGFLLVGSGVSAVVPMVLSEAGKTSPLSPSSAIASVSTIGFFGFLLGPPLIGWIAGASSLRISFTVIAIMGLSIAVLSGKRN encoded by the coding sequence ATGATTTCGGATAAAACTCGCTCCCGCTGGGCCATCAGCTGTATGTTCTTCCTTCACGGTCTTTGTTTCTCATCTTGGGGATCGCGAATTCCGGCCATACAAGAAATGCATTCACTTTCTGAGGCGCAACTCGGGACACTTCTTTTAACTCTCCCAGTTGGCTCCATTCTTTCTATGGCACTGGCCGCGGCCTTTGTTTCAAAATTTGGCAGTAAGAAAGTTCTCTTCAGCGCAATTCTCATTTATCCAACACTGCTTGTAACTTTGGGCCTCGCCCAAACTGTTTGGCAGCTCTCAATTTTGTTAGTGCTATTTGGTCTTGCGAGTAATCTGGTGAACATTTCACTTAATACTCAGGCAGTTGAGATCGAGACGATCTACGGTCGCTCAATTATGGCATCAATGCATGGACTTTGGAGTCTGGCAGGATTTGTGGCGGCATTTATCGGTGCCTTCATGATCGAAGGCCAATACGTTCCTTATCAACACTTTCTGTTCATCTTCGCGGCCATCTTCATTATGGCCTTCATGGCGTCATCTAATCTTCTGCCCGATCGGTCGAACAAGTCCGGTACATCAACCAGTCTTTTCAAATTGCCTGAAAAGTCTCTTCTCATCCTAGGAGTTATTTGCTTTCTCTCTATGATCTGTGAAGGCGCGATGTTTGACTGGAGCGGAATCTATTTCAAGAAAGTCGTAAACGCTGAAGGTGGTTGGGTAGGTGCGGGTTACGTGGCATTCATGTCGACTATGGCCGGTACCCGATTCATTGCAGACGGCTTCAGAGAAAAATTTGGTATGAAGAAAACTCTTCTCGTCAGTGGATTTCTCATAGCCACAGGTCTTATGATCTCGGTTATCTTCCCTTACCTTGTACCTTCACTGATTGGGTTTCTTTTAGTGGGCTCTGGAGTTTCAGCGGTAGTTCCAATGGTTCTAAGTGAAGCGGGGAAAACCTCTCCTCTTTCACCAAGTTCCGCCATCGCCTCCGTTTCAACTATTGGCTTTTTTGGATTCCTTCTTGGTCCTCCCCTTATTGGATGGATTGCAGGGGCATCTAGCTTAAGAATCTCATTCACTGTAATTGCGATCATGGGTCTGTCTATTGCAGTCTTGTCTGGAAAGAGAAATTGA
- a CDS encoding glutathione S-transferase family protein, with protein sequence MIVLHQYPPSFKLPSLSPFCIKVEFFLKLAKLPYKVHVERNPSRGPKGKMPFIEDGKIIADSSYILDHLVKNYHLFHLEIQCPLQKAQSLAFKTMIEESLYFVLLYSRWIDPEGYIVIENEFVPLLPPLIGRPFLTYLKKNLTKQAYEQGMGRHTKDEVYEIGAKHLMALSLLLGEKEHFFEDKISVFDATAYSFLATILKQPIESPLKHELMRRSNLCHYVQRLDKAMEFTC encoded by the coding sequence ATGATCGTTCTTCATCAATATCCGCCTTCCTTTAAACTTCCAAGTCTGAGCCCATTCTGTATCAAGGTAGAGTTTTTTCTTAAACTTGCTAAGCTGCCGTATAAGGTTCATGTAGAAAGAAACCCTTCCAGAGGGCCAAAAGGTAAAATGCCCTTTATAGAGGATGGAAAGATAATTGCGGACTCCAGTTATATTTTGGATCATCTCGTTAAAAATTATCATCTTTTTCATTTGGAAATTCAGTGCCCACTACAAAAGGCCCAGTCGTTGGCATTCAAAACGATGATCGAGGAAAGTCTCTATTTTGTTCTGCTTTATTCAAGATGGATTGATCCGGAAGGGTATATAGTCATTGAAAATGAATTTGTACCTCTACTTCCGCCCTTAATAGGAAGACCATTTTTGACCTATCTAAAGAAAAACCTTACGAAACAAGCATACGAACAAGGAATGGGAAGACATACAAAAGACGAGGTCTATGAAATAGGCGCTAAACACTTAATGGCCCTCTCCTTACTCCTTGGTGAGAAAGAACATTTTTTTGAGGACAAAATTTCAGTCTTCGATGCAACAGCCTATTCTTTTTTGGCCACCATCCTGAAGCAACCCATTGAATCACCGCTGAAGCATGAACTTATGAGAAGAAGTAATCTTTGCCATTATGTTCAAAGACTCGATAAGGCCATGGAGTTTACATGTTAG